Proteins encoded together in one Lathyrus oleraceus cultivar Zhongwan6 chromosome 5, CAAS_Psat_ZW6_1.0, whole genome shotgun sequence window:
- the LOC127088310 gene encoding uncharacterized protein LOC127088310, with protein sequence MMHVKQLQGFFYNNAIPFNVARSEEFTIMCDMISRHGNGFKPPSYHDLRIKLLNQEIKLTHEALEEHRKEWRNIGCTIMTDGWTDRKRRTILNFLVNSPKGTVFLKSVDASNICKTADKIFEMIDAVVEEVGEDNVVQVVTDNATNYKAADEMLMRKRNKLYWTPCAAHCLDLMLEDLEKKISVHEETIPKGKKITTFIYSRTSLISILHHHTKNKDLVRPGATRFATSYLTLGCLYENKEALIRMFTSKEWKLSKCAKLRDGKAIEDVVLDKSFWKNIVVCLRGATPLIKVLRLVDSDQKPAMGLIYEAMDQAKEEIQKNFNGVKKSYKSIWNIIDDRWDKMLHRPLHAAAYYLNPQMHYDSRFKADIEVRKGLMDCLTKMVDDPEEQAKIEVQMHDFKKQLGYFGTELAKRTLEKSTPADWWDSIGFDSSGCERNWSAFEMVHTKRRNRLKQKMMNDVVFVMANSRLSKKKKGRRTFEIELDDLGSDDDWLMDEDGDIEISDEDFIQMNQEQIQEDDIFVHDLEDEHDRGINENEFDDDFEDENEDEGDNEDNDDPLNDYDQLQHDLFGN encoded by the exons ATGATGCATGTCAAGCAATTGCAAGGTTTTTTTTACAATAATGCCATACCATTCAATGTAGCAAGGAGTGAGGAGTTCACTATCATGTGTGATATGATTTCAAGACATGGTAATGGATTCAAACCACCATCTTATCATGACTTGAGAATTAAGTTGTTAAATCAAGAAATTAAGTTAACACATGAAGCTTTGGAAGAACATAGAAAGGAATGGAGGAATATTGGATGCACCATAATGACCGATGGATGGACTGATCGGAAGAGGAGGACAATTTTGAATTTTTTGGTTAATAGTCCAAAGGGTACTGTATTTTTGAAGTCTGTTGATGCATCTAACATATGCAAAACAGCCGACAAAATCTTTGAAATGATTGATGCTGTTGTTGAAGAGGTTGGAGAAGATAATGTTGTTCAGGTCGTGACAGATAATGCGACAAACTACAAGGCTGCCGATGAGATGCTGATGCGAAAGAGGAACAAATTATATTGGACACCTTGTGCCGCACACTGTCTTGATTTGATGCTTGAAGATTTGGAGAAGAAGATATCGGTTCATGAAGAGACAATTCCAAAGGGTAAAAAAATTACAACTTTTATTTATTCAAGAACTTCTCTCATTTCTATTTTGCATCATCACACAAAAAACAAAGATTTGGTGAGACCAGGCGCTACTCGATTTGCCACGTCTTACCTTACTTTAGGATGCTTGTATGAGAACAAGGAAGCTTTGATAAGAATGTTCACTTCCAAAGAATGGAAATTGAGCAAATGTGCAAAGTTAAGAGATGGAAAAGCCATTGAAGATGTGGTTTTGGACAAAAGTTTTTGGAAGAATATTGTTGTTTGTTTGAGGGGTGCTACACCTCTCATTAAAGTGCTTCGTTTAGTTGATTCAGATCAAAAACCAGCCATGGGATTAATCTATGAGGCAATGGACCAAGCAAAGGAGGAAATTCAAAAGAATTTTAATGGTGTAAAAAAAAG TTACAAGTCTATTTGGAATATCATTGATGATAGATGGGACAAAATGCTACATAGACCATTACATGCTGCAGCCTATTATCTCAACCCGCAGATGCATTACGACTCTAGATTCAAAGCTGATATTGAGGTTAGAAAAGGTTTAATGGACTGCTTAACTAAAATGGTGGATGATCCTGAAGAACAGGCTAAGATTGAAGTCCAAATGCATGACTTTAAGAAACAATTAGGGTATTTTGGCACAGAATTGGCCAAACGAACACTTGAAAAATCTACTCCGGCAGATTGGTGGGATTCAATTGGGTTTGA TTCATCAGGTTGTGAGCGAAACTGGAGTGCTTTTGAGATG GTCCATACAAAAAGAAGGAACCGCTTGAAACAAaaaatgatgaatgatgttgtATTTGTCATGGCTAATTCAAGATTGTCCAAAAAAAAGAAAGGGAGAAGAACATTTGAGATAGAGTTAGATGACCTTGGATCTGATGATGATTGGCTTATGGACGAAGACGGCGACATTGAAATTTCGGATGAAGACTTTATTCAAATGAATCAAGAACAAATTCAAGAGGATGATATTTTTGTTCATGATTTGGAAGATGAACATGATAGAGGGATAAATGAAAATGAATTTGATGATGACTTTGAAGATGAAAATGAAGATGAAGGAGATAATGAAGACAATGATGATCCATTGAATGATTATGACCAACTCCAACATGACTTGTTTGGAAATTGA
- the LOC127080420 gene encoding secreted RxLR effector protein 161-like — protein MLHQLKYELELLKRYLYNIRPDIYYVVGMVNRFMNIPKWLHYQVDVKILRYIKGTLMYRVLFPSGVKSESELVCYSDSDWCGDRVNRRSTSRYFFNYLGGPISWCSKVVALSTCEVEYIACALSACQAI, from the coding sequence ATGTTGCATCAGttgaagtatgaacttgagcttctaaAGAGATATCTCTACAACATCAGACCTGACATCTATTATGTAGTTGGAATGGTGAATAGGTTTATGAACATACCAAAATGGTTACATTACCAAGTTGATGTCAAGATTCTGAGGTACATTAAGGGGACTCTGATGTATAGAGTGTTATTCCCTTCTGGTGTTAAGTCTGAATCAGAACTGGTGTGTTATTCAGATTCTGACTGGTGTGGAGATAGAGTTAACAGAAGAAGTACTTCTAGATATTTCTTCAACTATTTGGGAGgtcctatttcttggtgttccaaggttgttgctttgtcaacctgTGAAGTTGAGTACATTGCATGTGCTTTGTCTGCGTGTCAAGCTATTTGA
- the LOC127084324 gene encoding protein LEAD-SENSITIVE 1 gives MGVFSNKIDRIQLKPGDHIYSWRKAYLFAHHGIYVNERTVVHFTTEGRQQQTGILTSFNRLFTSSAPSFDTNNIPCSICSDCGETRINGVILSCLDCFLSGGELYRFLYGVNIPHFLAQARGGTCTLASSDPAEEVIHRAIILLESGFGDYHVSKNNCEDFAIYCKTGLRVTRNISVGGGSGQAASYLAAAKSAAFASVRLAARYCSPTLVGCILYSYKRLVSDIGYRKDVTQVPLERISEMAVREN, from the exons ATGGGAGTTTTTTCCAATAAGATTGATAGGATACAATTGAAACCCGGAGATCATATCTACTCTTGGAGGAAGGCTTACCTCTTTGCACATCATG GAATATATGTTAATGAGCGAACCGTAGTCCACTTCACAACTGAAGGAAGACAACAACAAACTGGAATACTGACTTCTTTCAACCGTCTCTTTACTAGTTCAGCTCCTTCTTTTGATACCAACAACATTCCATGCTCTATATGCAGTGATTGTGGCGAAACAAGGATTAATGGTGTCATCTTATCCTGCTTAGATTGCTTTCTTTCTGGAGGTGAACTATATCGCTTTCTGTATGGTGTCAATATACCACATTTTCTAGCCCAAGCTCGAGGAGGTACATGCACCCTTGCTTCTTCTGATCCAGCAGAAGAAGTCATCCACCGAGCTATTATTCTTCTTGAAAGTGGATTTGGTGACTACCATGTCTCCAAGAATAACTGTGAAGATTTTGCAATTTATTGCAAAACGGGCCTCCGAGTAACCAGAAATATTAGTGTAGGCGGCGGAAGTGGACAAGCCGCATCTTACTTGGCTGCAGCCAAGTCTGCGGCTTTTGCATCAGTTCGTTTGGCTGCCCGTTATTGTAGCCCAACATTGGTTGGTTGTATATTATACAGCTATAAAAGATTGGTTTCTGATATTGGATATCGCAAAGATGTGACTCAAGTACCATTAGAAAGAATCTCTGAGATGGCTGTAAGAGAAAACTAG